The Candidatus Zixiibacteriota bacterium genome contains a region encoding:
- a CDS encoding M1 family aminopeptidase, with protein sequence MKPIYLTLIFIISLNSLILGQENIVSEPAIEKIQQFSFEDEDISIFSGAFDSDNDTGVRELADYSDYDITYYRLDLRVDEVNEIIYGAVGIQGKSLVSSLNEINLDFSLNMIIDSIYFESGDLSFDYDLGQLVVTLERDYNIDEEFYFTIVYHGTPLQHESNGFIFSERNGSPLIMTNSKADYAREWWPCKDIPSDKADSVDIIVTVDTSLVVSSNGLQEADIDNGDGSHTVFWKERYPIATYLVNIAAHPYTVWYDEYNYGDGQTLTLQYFVFPDQYEISQEYYGQIPELLDFLSNYFGEYPFINEKYGCTQVILNESVECQTNVFACIDEDSYADTSLIHELAHQWWGNMVSCDNWRHAWLSEGFATYCELLLIEHKYGYSRSQAVLLSWDWSVNGTGKIYTAARGPAIFKIEIYQKAAWVFRMLHHLFDDETFFEALSNYREQYQYKSATTQDFQEIFETTSNQELDFFFSRYIYTEGQPLYYTSYMFEEGVKNTYNIYYNIWQNMHRWVFPYYLYSMFLDLHIVYESGLRDTVTVFNDRMDQNYIIKVKEPVQLVIFDPDNFVYKFGQPPPSYGVKILTEALPVGFIGESYTFKILAKSQNGSYRMEIIDGTLPAGLTFDGSTGYITGTPVQSGDFELIVLAEDIQQIMYNDFENFTLTIIDPNPYSPGDANNDESVNIGDAVFLINIVFKGGPAPQIPNAADANADCSVNVGDAVYIVNHVFRDGPGPQPGCVE encoded by the coding sequence ATGAAGCCCATTTATCTTACTCTCATATTCATCATAAGCCTAAATAGTCTGATCCTTGGCCAGGAAAATATAGTCAGCGAACCAGCAATTGAGAAGATCCAACAATTTTCATTTGAAGATGAAGACATATCAATATTTAGCGGTGCATTTGACTCAGATAATGATACTGGCGTGCGTGAATTGGCCGATTACTCAGACTACGACATAACTTACTATCGACTTGATTTGAGAGTGGATGAAGTGAATGAAATTATTTACGGCGCAGTTGGAATTCAGGGAAAGTCATTAGTAAGCTCGCTAAACGAAATTAATTTGGATTTTTCCCTTAATATGATCATTGATTCGATTTATTTTGAATCGGGAGACCTTTCATTTGACTATGATCTGGGACAGCTTGTTGTCACTCTGGAGCGCGATTATAATATCGACGAAGAGTTTTACTTTACAATTGTGTATCATGGAACTCCCCTCCAACACGAGTCTAATGGATTCATATTTTCTGAGAGGAATGGTTCTCCCTTGATAATGACAAACTCAAAGGCAGATTATGCCCGAGAATGGTGGCCCTGTAAAGATATTCCCAGCGATAAGGCTGATTCTGTTGATATCATTGTTACTGTTGATACTTCATTAGTCGTTTCCTCGAATGGTTTGCAGGAAGCAGATATTGATAATGGTGATGGTAGTCACACAGTTTTTTGGAAAGAACGCTATCCTATTGCAACCTATCTGGTGAATATCGCTGCCCATCCTTATACAGTCTGGTATGATGAATATAATTATGGCGATGGCCAAACTTTGACGCTCCAATATTTCGTTTTCCCCGACCAATATGAGATTTCTCAGGAATATTACGGGCAGATACCGGAACTACTAGATTTTCTCAGTAATTATTTTGGCGAATACCCATTTATTAATGAGAAGTATGGATGCACTCAAGTCATATTAAATGAAAGCGTGGAATGCCAAACAAATGTATTTGCATGTATAGATGAAGACAGTTATGCGGATACATCCTTAATCCATGAATTAGCCCATCAATGGTGGGGTAATATGGTATCCTGTGACAATTGGCGCCATGCCTGGCTAAGCGAAGGTTTCGCTACCTATTGCGAACTTTTACTTATTGAACACAAATATGGCTATAGTAGAAGTCAAGCAGTGCTCCTTTCATGGGATTGGAGTGTAAATGGAACTGGTAAGATATATACAGCCGCACGGGGTCCTGCAATTTTCAAGATTGAAATTTATCAAAAGGCCGCCTGGGTTTTCCGTATGCTTCACCATCTTTTCGACGATGAAACCTTCTTTGAAGCCCTGAGTAATTATCGAGAACAATATCAATATAAATCAGCAACAACACAAGATTTTCAGGAAATATTTGAGACCACATCCAATCAGGAACTTGATTTTTTCTTTAGCCGCTATATTTATACCGAGGGGCAGCCTTTGTACTATACCAGCTATATGTTTGAAGAAGGAGTCAAAAACACATATAATATTTATTATAATATATGGCAAAATATGCACCGTTGGGTTTTCCCGTACTATCTGTATTCAATGTTTTTAGACTTGCACATTGTCTATGAATCTGGACTTCGTGACACCGTGACTGTCTTTAATGACAGAATGGATCAGAATTATATAATTAAAGTTAAGGAACCTGTACAGCTGGTTATTTTTGATCCGGACAATTTTGTATATAAATTTGGCCAACCTCCACCATCCTATGGCGTTAAGATATTGACTGAAGCACTTCCGGTGGGTTTTATCGGTGAATCTTATACTTTTAAAATTCTTGCAAAAAGTCAAAACGGTTCTTATAGAATGGAAATTATTGACGGTACCTTGCCGGCTGGATTAACATTTGACGGTTCAACGGGATATATAACGGGGACACCTGTTCAAAGCGGTGATTTTGAACTAATCGTACTGGCAGAGGATATTCAGCAAATCATGTATAATGATTTTGAGAATTTCACATTAACAATAATTGACCCAAATCCTTATTCGCCCGGCGACGCCAACAATGATGAATCGGTAAATATCGGCGATGCGGTATTTTTGATTAACATTGTATTTAAGGGCGGCCCGGCGCCTCAAATACCCAATGCCGCTGACGCCAATGCCGATTGCTCTGTTAATGTTGGAGATGCTGTTTATATAGTGAATCATGTTTTCAGGGACGGCCCTGGACCTCAACCGGGATGTGTAGAGTGA
- the mtaB gene encoding tRNA (N(6)-L-threonylcarbamoyladenosine(37)-C(2))-methylthiotransferase MtaB — MKKMALTTVGCRLNQYETEQIAAKLSEYGLRRVPYSQKADLYILNTCTVTGRADSDCRNLINRAYRLNPDAVMVVAGCYVVAEKDMLSEMNGVDLVVDNRQKIELPNLLRGKYPALFQDGDSDSASCLSKMDLTDQNISPPNRPMVQIGTGCNQNCSYCIVPRVRGELVSFSSGKIINETKELVYRGYHEVVLTAVHIGKYKFNNLNLAGLVNKILKETSLPRLRLSSLEPNELDDELMDLVANNSRVCRHLHLPLQSGSDRILKLMNRPYNRDAYLRITERVKKANEAVTIGCDLIVGFPGETDDDFEYSLDILKSGYIDYGHIFSYSDRPGTPASDMPEKISPPVIKERNRIAREICDKNRNRQLEKHIGVEVYVISEHSKNKEGYYNAVSDNYLKVRLPKGIGGGKKILRFLPSIVANNILI; from the coding sequence ATGAAAAAAATGGCATTGACAACGGTCGGCTGTCGACTCAATCAATATGAAACCGAACAAATCGCCGCGAAACTTAGCGAATACGGCTTGCGCAGAGTACCCTATAGCCAAAAGGCCGACCTGTATATACTAAATACCTGCACCGTTACCGGACGGGCCGATTCTGATTGCCGTAATCTAATCAATCGCGCCTATCGTCTAAATCCTGATGCTGTTATGGTTGTCGCCGGATGTTACGTCGTCGCCGAGAAAGATATGTTATCTGAGATGAACGGCGTTGATCTTGTGGTTGATAATCGGCAGAAGATAGAATTGCCCAATTTACTCAGGGGAAAATATCCAGCGTTGTTTCAAGACGGGGATTCGGACTCCGCTTCATGCCTGAGTAAAATGGATTTAACAGATCAAAATATTTCTCCGCCTAACCGTCCCATGGTTCAAATCGGCACCGGATGTAATCAGAATTGCAGCTATTGCATCGTGCCGCGAGTGCGAGGAGAGTTAGTGTCATTTTCATCGGGCAAGATAATAAATGAAACCAAAGAGTTGGTATACAGGGGATACCATGAAGTAGTTCTGACGGCTGTTCATATAGGCAAATACAAATTTAACAACCTGAATCTTGCCGGTCTGGTCAATAAAATTCTCAAAGAGACCAGCCTGCCGAGGCTGCGCCTGTCGTCTCTTGAGCCTAATGAATTGGATGATGAATTAATGGATCTGGTGGCGAATAACTCCCGTGTTTGTCGGCATCTGCATTTGCCGCTCCAATCCGGGTCAGATAGAATATTGAAACTCATGAATCGGCCATATAATCGAGACGCGTATTTGAGAATCACTGAAAGAGTAAAAAAGGCGAATGAAGCGGTTACCATAGGATGCGATTTAATTGTCGGTTTTCCAGGCGAGACGGACGATGATTTTGAATATTCGCTTGATATTCTCAAATCCGGATATATCGATTACGGTCATATCTTTTCATATTCTGATCGTCCGGGCACGCCGGCTTCGGATATGCCCGAAAAGATAAGTCCACCTGTGATAAAAGAAAGAAACCGCATTGCCCGCGAAATATGTGATAAAAATCGTAATCGACAATTGGAAAAGCATATCGGCGTTGAGGTATATGTCATCTCCGAGCATTCAAAAAACAAAGAAGGATATTATAACGCCGTCAGCGATAATTATTTAAAAGTTCGCCTGCCAAAAGGCATAGGCGGAGGGAAAAAAATTTTGAGATTTCTTCCATCAATTGTAGCCAATAATATTCTTATTTAA
- the rpsA gene encoding 30S ribosomal protein S1: protein MAEAEKTKTKKSTRTGGDRVKLSKTKKATTRKTKAVKTKKVKKKITETVKQVVETAPVAEKVETARKKRISEKAKERVAAPVVEAIPEVVDSMRLTDLEAKEYNQEEFDELMSMYEGTLQDIKEGEIVPGTVIGVTRDDIIVDVGFKSEGIIPINEFVGDINIKVGDEIEVFLEAVEDGKGQLVLSKQKADFMRVWDRIRVAHDAGDLVPGRIKRRIKGGVVVDVIGVDAFLPGSQIALRQVPDFDALIGETMDVKIIKLNKSRRNIVVSRRVVLEDERDKLRNELLEEIELGQVREGIVKNITDFGVFIDLGGVDGLLHITDMSWGRMRHPSEMVQLGDTLNVKILDFDDKTSRISLGLKQLTPYPWENIDEKYPINKRVKGRVVSITDYGAFVELEKGIEGLIHISEMSWTQHIKHPSKIMSMGDAVEAVVLSVDQENEKISLGIKQMEPDPWLTIHEKYPIGSVVKGRVRNLTAFGAFVEIEEGVDGLVHISDMSWTKRIQHPSEIMKKGDIIAVRILKIDTDNRRVSLGIKQLLEDPWPEYAKKYAVGNEVLGTIMRSMDRGLVVELDGEVEGFVPSNQLVKDGDDKIAENFTDGLQIPIKVIEFDRGARKIVLSIKEYFEKRDRDEYEKFISEAATSSVSLGDSLGNVVTVTTETLSEPGKVEEAAPVAETPTEVVEPASEAAPVAETPTEVAEPASEAAPAEETPTEAAEPASEAAPAEETPTEAAESTSEEAPAEETPTEVAEPASEDAPAAETTSEAQDTPPEETAEDVPESKPEADSESDEEKPAE, encoded by the coding sequence ATGGCTGAAGCCGAAAAAACCAAAACAAAAAAATCTACCAGGACGGGAGGTGATAGGGTTAAGCTGAGCAAAACCAAGAAGGCCACCACCAGGAAAACCAAGGCTGTTAAGACTAAGAAGGTAAAGAAGAAAATTACGGAAACGGTTAAGCAGGTTGTCGAGACCGCTCCGGTAGCTGAAAAAGTCGAAACCGCTCGCAAGAAAAGAATCTCCGAAAAAGCCAAAGAGCGCGTCGCTGCTCCGGTTGTCGAAGCTATTCCCGAAGTAGTTGATTCCATGCGCCTGACCGATCTGGAAGCCAAAGAATACAACCAGGAAGAGTTCGATGAGCTCATGTCGATGTATGAGGGTACGCTTCAGGATATCAAGGAGGGCGAAATTGTCCCCGGGACGGTAATCGGAGTTACCCGCGATGATATCATCGTCGATGTCGGATTTAAATCCGAAGGCATAATCCCGATTAACGAATTCGTTGGAGACATCAATATTAAAGTCGGCGACGAAATCGAAGTATTTCTGGAAGCGGTTGAGGATGGCAAAGGTCAGCTGGTTCTTTCAAAGCAAAAAGCCGATTTCATGCGCGTCTGGGATCGCATCCGCGTGGCTCATGACGCCGGCGATTTAGTTCCCGGAAGAATAAAGCGTCGTATTAAAGGCGGAGTTGTAGTCGATGTCATAGGCGTCGATGCTTTCCTGCCAGGTTCGCAGATCGCCCTGAGACAAGTGCCTGACTTTGACGCTCTTATTGGCGAGACCATGGATGTCAAAATTATCAAGCTCAATAAAAGCCGCCGGAATATTGTCGTTTCACGCCGCGTTGTTCTCGAAGATGAACGGGATAAACTGCGCAATGAGCTTTTGGAAGAGATCGAACTGGGGCAGGTCCGCGAAGGAATCGTGAAAAATATTACCGACTTCGGTGTCTTTATTGATCTCGGCGGAGTCGATGGGCTTCTGCATATAACTGATATGTCATGGGGCCGAATGAGACATCCTTCCGAAATGGTTCAGCTGGGAGATACCCTGAATGTCAAGATTCTCGATTTTGATGATAAAACTTCACGGATTTCTCTCGGCCTGAAACAGCTCACTCCGTATCCCTGGGAAAATATAGATGAGAAATATCCTATCAATAAGCGAGTGAAGGGTAGAGTTGTTTCTATTACCGATTACGGCGCGTTTGTTGAACTGGAAAAAGGCATTGAGGGATTGATTCATATTTCAGAGATGTCCTGGACTCAGCATATCAAACACCCTTCCAAAATTATGAGCATGGGTGATGCAGTCGAGGCGGTTGTTTTGTCGGTTGACCAGGAGAATGAAAAGATTTCCCTGGGTATTAAACAAATGGAACCTGATCCATGGCTGACGATTCACGAGAAATATCCGATCGGTAGTGTGGTCAAAGGCCGGGTGCGCAATCTGACGGCTTTTGGGGCCTTTGTTGAGATCGAGGAAGGCGTAGATGGACTGGTTCATATCTCCGATATGTCCTGGACAAAGCGTATTCAGCATCCTTCTGAAATTATGAAGAAGGGCGATATCATCGCGGTTCGCATTCTCAAGATCGACACCGATAATCGGAGAGTCTCTCTGGGCATTAAGCAGCTTCTGGAAGATCCCTGGCCGGAATACGCCAAGAAGTATGCTGTCGGAAATGAAGTTCTGGGTACGATAATGCGCTCCATGGATCGCGGCCTGGTCGTTGAACTGGATGGTGAAGTTGAAGGATTTGTTCCGAGCAATCAACTGGTCAAAGACGGTGACGATAAAATCGCCGAGAATTTCACCGATGGCCTTCAGATCCCGATTAAGGTTATCGAGTTTGATCGCGGCGCGAGAAAAATAGTCCTGTCGATTAAGGAGTATTTCGAGAAGCGCGACCGCGATGAATATGAGAAGTTTATCTCGGAAGCCGCAACTTCGAGCGTTAGCCTGGGCGACTCACTCGGAAACGTTGTGACCGTTACTACTGAAACTCTTTCGGAACCGGGAAAGGTTGAAGAAGCTGCTCCCGTGGCAGAAACTCCGACCGAAGTAGTTGAGCCAGCATCTGAAGCCGCTCCCGTAGCAGAAACTCCGACCGAAGTAGCTGAGCCAGCTTCTGAAGCCGCTCCTGCGGAAGAAACTCCGACCGAAGCGGCAGAGCCAGCTTCTGAAGCCGCTCCTGCGGAAGAAACTCCGACCGAAGCGGCCGAGTCAACTTCTGAAGAGGCTCCTGCGGAAGAAACTCCGACCGAAGTAGCTGAGCCAGCTTCTGAAGATGCGCCGGCTGCCGAAACCACGTCGGAAGCTCAAGATACACCCCCTGAAGAAACTGCCGAAGACGTCCCGGAATCCAAACCGGAAGCCGATTCGGAATCGGATGAGGAAAAACCGGCTGAATAA
- a CDS encoding lysophospholipid acyltransferase family protein, whose product MGLRAIGEENIPMSGSLIFASNHQSYLDPPFVSVMIRREIHFFAKKELFDIPILGWIITRLNTIPVRRGVYDPTSLNRVYDSLNKGGAILMFPEGTRGNGREFLKPKPGIGMIARKAEVPILPLYAWRTNKMRDALIRRKGMIIEFGQPISVDKIKEYPDNKEGYRELARMVMTRIGDIRDRGSRN is encoded by the coding sequence TTGGGCCTGAGGGCTATCGGCGAAGAGAATATTCCGATGTCGGGGTCGTTGATATTTGCGTCCAATCATCAGTCGTATCTCGATCCGCCTTTTGTTTCTGTAATGATTCGTCGGGAGATTCATTTCTTCGCCAAGAAAGAGCTCTTTGACATACCAATATTAGGCTGGATAATCACCCGCCTGAACACGATTCCGGTTCGCCGCGGCGTCTATGATCCAACATCTCTTAATCGGGTCTATGACAGCCTCAATAAAGGAGGCGCCATTCTTATGTTTCCCGAAGGCACCCGGGGAAACGGCCGAGAATTTCTTAAACCCAAACCGGGAATCGGAATGATTGCTCGCAAAGCAGAAGTTCCGATTTTACCGCTCTATGCCTGGCGAACCAATAAGATGCGAGACGCGTTAATCAGGCGTAAAGGAATGATTATTGAATTCGGTCAACCAATTTCTGTAGATAAGATAAAAGAATATCCTGACAATAAGGAGGGATATCGTGAACTGGCCAGAATGGTAATGACTCGCATCGGAGACATACGAGATAGAGGAAGTAGAAATTAG
- the cmk gene encoding (d)CMP kinase: protein MAVPIKLLSFQGKIIAIDGPAGSGKSTTAKQLANRLGFTYLDTGAMYRAVALFALRHNVSFDDENALTQIAAKISIEFKNHPDKGQLVFLNGEDISNDMRTPEATRGSSAIAVHPRVREILVALQQKMGKKGSIVVEGRDTTSVVFPLADLKVYLDADIKTRAQRRFLETMHNGQSTTIEEQIESLKTRDRNDSERKASPLKKVNEAVVVDTTHMSIEEQVETIIQIARKQFT, encoded by the coding sequence ATGGCGGTACCAATTAAGCTCTTAAGTTTTCAAGGAAAAATCATCGCCATTGATGGCCCGGCAGGTTCGGGAAAATCAACCACTGCCAAACAATTGGCAAATCGGTTGGGCTTCACATACCTGGATACCGGGGCCATGTATCGGGCGGTGGCCTTATTTGCCCTGCGTCATAATGTTTCGTTTGATGATGAAAACGCTCTGACGCAAATCGCGGCAAAAATTTCAATCGAATTCAAAAACCATCCCGATAAAGGGCAGTTGGTTTTTTTAAACGGCGAGGATATCTCGAATGATATGCGTACACCCGAAGCAACCCGTGGTTCATCGGCCATAGCCGTGCATCCAAGAGTCCGCGAAATTTTAGTCGCTTTGCAGCAGAAAATGGGGAAGAAGGGGAGTATTGTCGTTGAGGGCCGCGATACGACATCGGTTGTGTTTCCTCTGGCTGATTTGAAAGTCTATCTCGACGCCGATATAAAAACGCGGGCCCAACGCCGCTTTCTTGAGACCATGCACAACGGGCAATCAACGACCATTGAAGAACAGATAGAAAGCCTCAAAACTCGCGACAGGAATGATTCGGAACGAAAAGCATCGCCGCTGAAAAAGGTTAATGAAGCGGTTGTCGTTGATACCACTCACATGTCTATTGAAGAACAGGTTGAGACTATAATTCAGATTGCCAGGAAACAGTTCACCTAA
- a CDS encoding DUF3365 domain-containing protein, with amino-acid sequence MLTNKMSVKWLVTAAVLAMVVPITMSLAEPEKMSKPETGQKWLDKSGDEELAYLLVKLEKRTRAVIAGHYGRMQDGGPDETLEYKETLIRNRILPAAVADPIFAEVVPKATGGRAWVRMVVPEPRNPNNIGDDVALEILAELKQGAESVWRNADGAVYYGEPITTKPGCFTCHGVPAGEADPYFPQYKKNGWKPGEVVGGVIARVAPE; translated from the coding sequence GTGCTCACAAACAAAATGTCCGTCAAATGGCTGGTGACGGCGGCTGTGCTGGCGATGGTAGTCCCAATAACTATGTCACTGGCTGAGCCGGAGAAAATGTCGAAACCGGAAACCGGGCAGAAGTGGCTGGACAAGAGCGGTGATGAAGAACTGGCCTATCTGCTGGTCAAGCTTGAGAAGCGAACCCGCGCGGTGATTGCCGGGCACTACGGTCGTATGCAGGACGGAGGCCCGGATGAAACTCTTGAATACAAAGAGACACTTATCCGAAACCGTATCCTGCCAGCGGCGGTGGCCGATCCTATCTTCGCGGAGGTAGTGCCCAAAGCTACCGGGGGTCGCGCCTGGGTCAGGATGGTTGTGCCCGAACCAAGGAATCCGAACAACATTGGTGACGATGTTGCCCTTGAAATACTGGCTGAGCTAAAACAGGGAGCCGAATCGGTCTGGCGCAACGCCGACGGCGCCGTGTATTACGGCGAACCGATTACGACAAAGCCGGGCTGTTTCACCTGCCATGGTGTACCGGCGGGCGAGGCGGACCCGTACTTTCCGCAGTACAAGAAAAACGGATGGAAGCCGGGCGAAGTGGTCGGGGGCGTGATCGCGCGCGTGGCGCCGGAGTAG
- the fusA gene encoding elongation factor G, with the protein MDQATIQKIRNIGIVAHIDAGKTTTTERILFFTGMIHRLGEVHNGQAVMDFMKQEQERGITISSAAITADWNDHKVNIIDTPGHIDFTLEVERSLRVLDGIVMIFCAVGGVEPQSETVWHQADRYKVPRIAFINKMDRAGANMFHTIELMNEMLGANAVPFQMPIGEEDNFEGIIDLVTMKATFYDRLQRVEKDIPDDLLPRAQELHDRMIATLADYDDNLMDKYLNEQDISTEDIMRAARTAVLGNCITPVFCGSAFKNKGIQLLLDAVVNYLPSPIDRGIVRGIDIDDPETTITRRPSVNGPFSALSFKIINDAYVGQQTFIRVYSGELKAGSYIYNSSRGKRERVGRIMRIHAGDRKEMTEIKAGDIAALIGLKSTTTGDTLSDEENPILLEKIHYPETVLDLRIEPEDKKYRDKLGLALGKISLEDPSFTARFDEETEETIISGMGELHLEVIVDRLKTEHKVDVKVGEPAVAFRETITSEYQHNYKYKKQTGGRGQYAHIEFRIEPNPGEGMEFINHIKGGNIPREYIPGVEKGFRKTAEDGLLAGFPMVDLKFVLIDGSHHDVDSSEMAFRICTVQALKEIIHKTGPQLLEPVMKIEINTPDKYMGDIIADINRRRGKIERLRRFRKGSQKLNGAVPLKEMFGYASTLRTLSSGRASFSMEFMSYLPLPKNIEEEVIEEQREKKNS; encoded by the coding sequence ATGGATCAGGCTACTATACAAAAGATTAGAAATATCGGAATCGTCGCGCATATCGATGCCGGAAAAACCACGACCACCGAACGAATCCTCTTTTTTACGGGGATGATTCACAGGCTGGGCGAGGTGCATAACGGCCAGGCCGTCATGGATTTCATGAAGCAGGAACAGGAACGGGGCATCACGATTTCATCCGCCGCGATAACCGCCGACTGGAACGATCATAAAGTCAATATTATCGATACGCCCGGACATATCGATTTTACTCTCGAAGTCGAACGCTCCCTGCGGGTGCTCGACGGTATCGTCATGATCTTCTGTGCCGTTGGCGGCGTCGAGCCTCAAAGCGAAACTGTCTGGCATCAGGCTGATAGGTACAAAGTCCCCCGGATAGCGTTTATCAATAAAATGGATCGCGCCGGCGCGAATATGTTCCATACCATTGAACTTATGAACGAGATGCTCGGCGCTAATGCCGTTCCATTCCAGATGCCGATCGGGGAAGAGGATAATTTTGAGGGCATCATCGATTTGGTAACGATGAAGGCGACTTTCTATGACCGATTACAGCGCGTCGAAAAGGACATTCCGGATGATTTGCTCCCCAGAGCTCAGGAGCTGCATGACCGCATGATTGCGACTCTGGCCGATTACGATGACAATCTCATGGATAAATATCTCAACGAACAGGATATATCGACTGAAGATATTATGCGCGCCGCCCGCACGGCCGTTTTGGGGAACTGTATTACGCCTGTTTTTTGTGGCTCGGCTTTTAAAAATAAAGGCATCCAGCTTTTGCTTGACGCGGTAGTTAATTATCTGCCGTCGCCGATTGATCGGGGAATCGTTCGGGGCATCGATATTGACGATCCCGAGACGACGATTACCCGTCGTCCCTCGGTCAATGGACCGTTTTCGGCGCTGTCGTTCAAGATTATAAATGACGCCTACGTCGGCCAGCAGACTTTTATCCGGGTTTATTCGGGCGAGTTGAAAGCGGGAAGTTATATTTACAATTCCTCTCGTGGCAAACGCGAACGGGTCGGGAGAATTATGCGCATCCACGCCGGCGACCGCAAAGAGATGACGGAGATTAAAGCCGGGGATATCGCCGCGCTGATTGGATTGAAATCAACCACGACCGGCGATACGCTAAGCGATGAGGAAAATCCGATTCTTCTCGAGAAAATTCATTACCCCGAAACGGTTCTTGATTTGCGGATCGAACCGGAAGACAAGAAATATCGGGATAAACTGGGGCTGGCTCTCGGCAAAATATCTCTGGAAGACCCGTCGTTTACGGCCCGGTTTGATGAGGAAACCGAGGAGACAATTATATCGGGGATGGGCGAGCTGCATCTTGAAGTTATCGTCGATCGGCTGAAAACCGAACATAAAGTCGATGTCAAAGTCGGAGAACCGGCGGTGGCGTTTCGGGAGACGATTACGTCCGAGTATCAGCATAATTATAAATACAAAAAACAAACCGGCGGGAGGGGACAGTATGCGCACATCGAATTTCGGATTGAACCGAATCCCGGTGAAGGAATGGAATTCATCAATCATATTAAGGGCGGAAATATTCCCAGAGAATATATTCCCGGTGTCGAGAAGGGATTTCGAAAAACGGCCGAGGATGGGCTTTTGGCCGGATTCCCGATGGTTGATTTGAAATTCGTCCTCATCGACGGTTCGCATCATGATGTTGATTCAAGCGAAATGGCCTTTCGGATTTGTACTGTTCAGGCGTTGAAAGAAATTATTCATAAAACCGGACCGCAGCTTCTGGAGCCGGTAATGAAAATAGAAATAAACACTCCTGATAAATATATGGGCGATATCATTGCCGATATCAACCGCCGCCGGGGCAAAATCGAGAGACTTCGTCGTTTCAGAAAAGGCTCGCAAAAGCTAAATGGAGCAGTACCGTTAAAGGAGATGTTCGGATATGCCTCTACTCTGCGTACGCTTTCAAGCGGTCGGGCCAGTTTTTCGATGGAATTTATGAGTTATCTGCCGCTCCCCAAAAACATCGAAGAAGAAGTCATTGAAGAGCAAAGGGAAAAGAAAAACAGCTAA